The DNA region TTTGGGGCGTTGGATTCCGCTTTAATTTATTGAAAGTGATGTTCATGTATGGCTGGTCTTATAACAAAGGTGGGGAATATGGGAAGAATAAACGGGTGTACAGTTAAAAATGCCGGTTTCCTGGGATCAGGAGCCGGTATTTTTTTGTAATGGAACCGGAGGAAAGGCGTATTAACTGTTGAATTACTTGGCCAGGTAATACATTGGCGAAAGGAGATTCTCAAGTGATGCAAGACCGCGCGCTGCTTCACCCTTTCATGCAGGAGGAGATCAGGGAAGAGACGGAAATAGACAGGCTGTTTACAGAGATTTTTGAAGCCTACTATAAACGGATTTTCAACTATATCGGCTATCGTGTGAGCAGCATTCATACGGCCGAGGATCTGACGAGTGTGGTGTTTGAGAAAATATTAAGCAAGCTGGATACGTATTCGCAAAACAAAGCTCCTTTTGAGGTATGGATGTTCGCGATCGCCAGAAATGTCGTGAACGACTACTACAGAAGGCAAAAAAGACGGCAGTTTTTCTCGCTGGAAGCGGTCAGGGAACTGGTATCAAGCAAAAAAGACCCGGAAAACCTGATCCTGCGGGAAGAGCGGAGCGACAAACTGATCGGTGCGCTGAACAAACTGGATGAAAGAGAGCGGAATCTGGTGGCGCTGAAATTCGGAGCCTGTCTCCGGAACACGGAAGTTGCCCAGATTACCGGGTTGTCCGAAAGCAATATCGGCGTGATTCTCTACCGTGCCATGAAAAAACTGAAAGCTGAACTTGGGAGTGTGGATCAGTTATGAGACTCAAAGGCAACAACGATAAGTTCTTGCGTGATATGGAGGCTTGCCAGCACGGTGCAGTTCCCGGTGATCTGGCCGATACAAAAGAAAACCGTGAGCTGCTGGAGCTCAGTCAAGCGCTGTCCGGCAAGGATTTCAGCCAATATTCCAACCGCAGCGCCGTGCTGTTTAAAGTACGGACCATGAACAATAAACAGGAGGCAAACACAATGAAAAATAAACGCGGATTCAAACGTCCTGCCATCGCGCTGAGCGCGACACTGGCTGCCGGAGTACTGAGCATAGCCATTGCCCAGCCTTCCTTTGCACAGGATATAGTAGATAAAGTGCTGGCTTCGTTCAATCTGGGACATATTGAGGTCGCACAGACAGAACCTCAGGCACAACCGGCAGAATCAACGGGCAAGCAGTCTGTTAAAAAGGAAGAGCGGGACCCGGACATCGCGGAGCATATACTCAGCATAAAGGACACAACGAAGCTGGCCGACTATGCCGACTTTCCGGTAAAGCTCCCGCAGTATTTGCCAGAGGGATACGCCTTCGACAGCGCGGAATTTTATCGTGACGCGGAGGAGGTAAGCGGCAAATATGTCACTCTCCATTTTACAAACGAGGAGACAAAAGGCAGTATCTACATGCAGCAGCGGCTGCCTGATGAAGAAACCGCGTACAGCACGGGTACGGACGGCAAGCTTGAGGAATTG from Paenibacillus macerans includes:
- a CDS encoding DUF4367 domain-containing protein; this translates as MRLKGNNDKFLRDMEACQHGAVPGDLADTKENRELLELSQALSGKDFSQYSNRSAVLFKVRTMNNKQEANTMKNKRGFKRPAIALSATLAAGVLSIAIAQPSFAQDIVDKVLASFNLGHIEVAQTEPQAQPAESTGKQSVKKEERDPDIAEHILSIKDTTKLADYADFPVKLPQYLPEGYAFDSAEFYRDAEEVSGKYVTLHFTNEETKGSIYMQQRLPDEETAYSTGTDGKLEELQLNGVKAILMDDRALLWETKDALYYLSSRSVDRNEIIRIAESIR
- a CDS encoding sigma-70 family RNA polymerase sigma factor, with the protein product MQDRALLHPFMQEEIREETEIDRLFTEIFEAYYKRIFNYIGYRVSSIHTAEDLTSVVFEKILSKLDTYSQNKAPFEVWMFAIARNVVNDYYRRQKRRQFFSLEAVRELVSSKKDPENLILREERSDKLIGALNKLDERERNLVALKFGACLRNTEVAQITGLSESNIGVILYRAMKKLKAELGSVDQL